A single region of the Oxyura jamaicensis isolate SHBP4307 breed ruddy duck chromosome 6, BPBGC_Ojam_1.0, whole genome shotgun sequence genome encodes:
- the LOC118168744 gene encoding beta-microseminoprotein-like, which translates to MKFLLVFCLILLFSGTLCDARCYFRPSSKYGCLSNGNLYVFGAVWKTEDCYQCRCKMNAMICCSLVVIPKNYDRANCVGLFHKKSCSIKVVKKTNPDISCKVYNGVG; encoded by the exons ATG AAATTCTTGCTGGTCTTCTGCTTGATCCTTCTCTTCTCAGGGACTCTGTGTGATGCTCGCTGTTACTTTAGACCATCCAGCAAATACG GGTGCCTTTCAAACGGAAACCTTTATGTTTTTGGTGCGGTGTGGAAGACTGAAGATTGTTACCAATGCAGGTGTAAGATGAATGCAATGATTTGCTGCAGCTT AGTTGTAATCCCCAAGAACTACGACAGAGCGAACTGCGTTGGTCTGTTCCACAAGAAAAGCTGTTCAATCAAAGTAGTGAAGAAGACAAACCCTGACATAAGCTGCAAAGTCTACAATGGAGTTGGTTAA
- the LOC118169310 gene encoding neuropeptide Y receptor type 4-2-like has product MMNKTRSVHDGFPFLNIKNLSSNRSFPSHLSNQCRNVTDLTVFLATSYSLETVLGIVGNICLIAVIARQKEKTNVTNILISNLIISDLFMCLVCLPSTIVYTMMDYWIFGEVMCKMTSFTQCTSVTVSILSLVLIALERHQLIINPTGWRPSISQAYLGIGVIWTLACLMSLPFLTTSILSNDLYQQLSHIMNFSNDKAICIDSWPSEQHRLIYTTTLLLLQYCIPLFFIILCYLRIYLRLQKRKDMFEKSEYSNRAVQLRRINILLASMVAAFAVCWLPLHVFNTIVDWNYKIISPCHHNLIFSLCHLVAMASTCVNPVIYGFLNSNFKKEVKSLILSCQHNSVTASMEEYDHLPLSTMQTEISKGSLMLNCRHNSI; this is encoded by the coding sequence ATGATGAATAAGACAAGGTCTGTTCATGatggttttcctttcctgaacaTTAAGAACTTGAGCTCAAACCGAAGCTTCCCCTCACACCTTTCTAATCAGTGCAGGAATGTCACTGACCTCACTGTTTTTCTGGCCACCTCTTACAGCTTGGAGACAGTCCTAGGCATTGTGGGAAACATCTGCCTGATTGCTGTCATAgccaggcagaaggaaaagaccAATGTCACCAACATCCTAATTTCcaatttaataatttcagacTTGTTTATGTGTCTTGTCTGCCTGCCTTCCACCATTGTTTACACCATGATGGACTACTGGATATTTGGGGAGGTCATGTGTAAAATGACCTCTTTCACTCAGTGCACATCTGTGACAGTGTCAATACTTTCCCTTGTCCTTATTGCTCTGGAAAGACACCAGCTCATCATAAACCCAACTGGCTGGAGGCCAAGCATCTCCCAAGCCTACCTAGGAATTGGAGTCATTTGGACTTTAGCATGTCTCATGTCCTTGCCCTTTTTGACCACGTCCATCTTGTCTAATGACTTGTACCAGCAGCTTTCACACATCATGAATTTTTCCAATGACAAGGCCATATGCATTGACTCATGGCCTTCTGAGCAACACAGACTTATCTACACCACCACCTTACTGCTCTTGCAATACTGCATCCCACTGTTCTTCATTATACTTTGCTACCTGCGTATCTACTTACgcctacagaaaagaaaagacatgtTTGAGAAGAGTGAATACAGCAACCGAGCAGTTCAGCTGAGaaggataaatattttgttagcaTCCATggttgctgcttttgctgtttgctgGTTACCACTGCATGTTTTCAACACCATTGTGGACTGGAATTACAAAATCATTTCACCTTGCCACCACAATCTGATCTTCTCATTGTGCCACCTGGTAGCCATGGCTTCCACCTGTGTCAACCCCGTTATCTATGGTTTCCTAAACAGCAACTTCAAAAAAGAAGTGAAGTCACTGATTCTGAGCTGCCAGCATAATTCAGTAACTGCATCCATGGAAGAATACGATCATTTACCTTTATCCACCATGCAGACTGAAATCTCCAAGGGCTCACTGATGTTGAACTGCAGACATAATTCCATTTAG